CACATCGGACTCGCCTTCATCGCCCGAGTCATTGGAGGCCTGCGTCTCATCGGCCTGTGCGTCTTGCATCGGCGACGGATCGTCTTCTTTCTCCCCCGCGCCGGCGGTCAGCGCAAACCGTAGCGCATCCTCGACGGGCATCTCCACGCTGCGCACGCGGGCTTTGTCGACGACAAGCATGTACCCGCCCAATTGGTAGCTCATCGGCAGATACACTGCGACTTGGCCGCGCTCGCCGATGCCGTCGGGCACATCGCCGAACTGGTCGCGCGTCACAAAGCCGATGAGCGACCCCGCGCCGCCGGGCATATCGACCATCACGACGCGCTTGCCCCGGT
The sequence above is a segment of the Phycisphaeraceae bacterium D3-23 genome. Coding sequences within it:
- a CDS encoding DUF502 domain-containing protein; the encoded protein is MKRMARFFLDGLLAVLPLAVTIYILVWLFRTLENVLGGALQWALPEDWYIPGMGIALGVVVIFALGLMLRLWLFRKLVGLVDAVFDRVPLVKSIYSAVKDLTRLFRGSGGDRGKRVVMVDMPGGAGSLIGFVTRDQFGDVPDGIGERGQVAVYLPMSYQLGGYMLVVDKARVRSVEMPVEDALRFALTAGAGEKEDDPSPMQDAQADETQASNDSGDEGESDV